The genomic window TCATCGTTGGGGGTACAGGGCTATATATTCAATCGGTGATTTACGATTATCAATTTTCAGATGCACCATCAAATGAAGCGTATCGCCAGTCGCTAGAACAATGTTCACCGATTGAACTTTACGAGCGACTAAAACAAATTGATCCGCTAAGTGCGGAACGTATTCATCCGAATAACGTTCGTCGTGTCATTCGTGCATTAGAAATTTATCATTGCACAGGGAGAACAATGACAGAATGGCTAAAAGAACAAAAAAGAAAACTAGTGTATAACGCAGCACTTATTGGATTGACGATGGAACGTGAAAAACTATATGAACGCATTAATGAACGAGTAGATCAAATGATTGATCAAGGGCTGATTGAAGAAGTGAAACGATTGTATGAACAAGGTTTACGAGACTGTCAAGCGATTCAAGCGATCGGTTATAAAGAGCTATATGCATATTTAGATGGACAAATCACGCTTGAAGAGGCGATCGAACAGTTGAAACAAAACTCTCGTCGCTATGCGAAACGTCAGTTTACATGGTTTCGTAATCAAATGCCTGTTCAATGGTTTGACATGACTGATGATACAATGTTTGAAAGACGAGTAGATGAAATTTCGCATTACATAGAAGGAAAGTTTCACTTTGAGGCGAATATATAGACGTAATGTAGAGAGAAAAGAGGAGGACGAAGTAATGAAAAACACAATAAACATTCAAGATCAGTTTTTAAACCAATTGCGCAAGGAAGAAACGACGGTTACTGTCTTTTTACTCAATGGATTTCAATTGCGTGGTTTAGTAAAAGGATTTGACAATTTTACGGTGTTATTAGAAGTAGATGGAAGACAACAATTAATTTATAAACATGCGATTTCTACGTTTGCACCTCAAAAAAATGTGAAAATTGAAATGGAGTAAGCCAAATCGCTCACCATATCGGTGGGCGATTTTTTTCGTTAGGCATTTGTCACGAAATAGGTGACAACAGCGTATATTGATAAAAGAAGCAACGATGAAGGAGAGGTGACGTCGCCTTGTCAGAGTTGACGATGAAGCAAACAAAAAGTCAAATTAATATCGTGCTTAATGCAAAAAACGTCAATTACTTATCGAAAGAAGAAACGACAAATCGAATTGATTATCATCAACATGCCGTGTTAAAAGAGATTCAAAAAGAACTAGATGAATTAGTTGGGTTAAATGAAGTGAAAAAATTAATTAAGGAAATTTACGCATGGTTATATATTAATAAAGCACGTCAAGCCAATGGATTAAAAGGGAATAAACAATCGCTTCATATGATTTTTAAAGGAAATCCTGGAACAGGGAAAACAACAGTGGCCCGTATTCTTGGAAAGTTATTTTTAGAAATGAACGTCTTATCTAAAGGACACTTTATTGAAGCAGAACGTGCAGACTTAGTTGGGGAATATATTGGACATACGGCGAATAAAACGCGCGATTTAATAAAAAAAGCGCGAGGCGGGATTTTATTTATTGACGAAGCATATTCGCTTGCACGCGGAGGAGAGAAAGATTTTGGAAAAGAAGCAATTGATACGTTAGTAAAAGGAATTGAAGATTTTTCGGATGATTTAGTCGTTATTTTAGCGGGATATCCAGCTGAAATGGATTATTTTTTGTCGTTAAACCCAGGATTACCTTCCCGATTTCCGTTGATGCTCGAATTTCCTGATTACACAACGGAAGAGCTTGTACAAATTGCAAAACAAATGCTTCATATAAGAGAATACGAGCTTACTTCTGAAGCGGAGCGAAAGTTGCGCGAACATATTGAACAACTACTGGCCGGGGGATATCAAAGAAAATTTAGTAACGGTCGCTACATTCGAAATTTGATTGAAAAAGCAATTCGGAAACAAGCGGTACGTTTGTTGCATGAAGGGCGCTATGACAAAAAAGAACTGATGATCATACGAGAGAGGGATTTAGTTGTTGAATAAATAGGGAAGGGAAACCTTCCTTTTTTTATATTAGGAAAAAAGGGTTTCTTTTTTATTTGTAGAATATAATTTGAAAATAAAAAATATTATTTACATGAATAAAAAAGAGAAGGAGGGGTTTGTTTTGTATTTAACGCTTGGTGAAGTGTTTACACAGACGGTAAGAAAGTTTCCGAAAAAAGAAGCGCTCGTGGATGTTCGTACAGGACTTCGCTATACGTACGAACAATGGGCAAAAGAAGTGGATAAACTTGCGAACGCTTTCTTAACAGCAGGGGTGCGAAAAGGAGATCGTGTATCGACCGTGTTATTTAATACGGCAGAGCTTGCGACCGCTTTTTTTGCGTGCGCGAAAATCGGCGCTGTCTTCAACCCGATTAATTTTCGCTTGCGACCAAAAGAAATCGCTTACATTTTAACGGATGCTACCCCAAAAATCGTATTATTTGAACAAGCGGTCGAACCACAAATCACAGCCATCCATCATGACTTTCCACACATTTCTTTTTGGACCATTGACGGACAAGTACCAGCGTACGCTGCTTCTTACCACGAACAAATCCAACATGCAAGCGACGAACTTCCAACCATAGACGTTTCCGAAAATGATTTGTATGCAATTATGTATACAAGCGGAACGACAGGGCGGCCAAAAGGCGTGATGCATCGACATCGCGACATGATTGAACAAAGCTTAATTTGCAATTCGGTCATGCGCATTCGTGAAACAGAGCGTGGGCTTGTTACCGCCCCAATGTTCCATTGCGCAGAATTGCATTGCTGCTTCCTCCCGCGCGTTCACGCGGGCGCAACGAACGTCATCGTTCACCATTTTGACCCGAAACAAGTATTAACCGTCATCGAACAAGAGCGAATTACCGTGTTA from Anoxybacillus gonensis includes these protein-coding regions:
- the spoVK gene encoding stage V sporulation protein K, with the translated sequence MSELTMKQTKSQINIVLNAKNVNYLSKEETTNRIDYHQHAVLKEIQKELDELVGLNEVKKLIKEIYAWLYINKARQANGLKGNKQSLHMIFKGNPGTGKTTVARILGKLFLEMNVLSKGHFIEAERADLVGEYIGHTANKTRDLIKKARGGILFIDEAYSLARGGEKDFGKEAIDTLVKGIEDFSDDLVVILAGYPAEMDYFLSLNPGLPSRFPLMLEFPDYTTEELVQIAKQMLHIREYELTSEAERKLREHIEQLLAGGYQRKFSNGRYIRNLIEKAIRKQAVRLLHEGRYDKKELMIIRERDLVVE
- the miaA gene encoding tRNA (adenosine(37)-N6)-dimethylallyltransferase MiaA, giving the protein MGEKVVVLIGPTAVGKTKMSIELAKRLHGEIINGDSMQVYKGLDIGTAKIRQEEMEGVPHHLLNIKEPHESFSVAEFQTLARSLITDITKRGKLPIIVGGTGLYIQSVIYDYQFSDAPSNEAYRQSLEQCSPIELYERLKQIDPLSAERIHPNNVRRVIRALEIYHCTGRTMTEWLKEQKRKLVYNAALIGLTMEREKLYERINERVDQMIDQGLIEEVKRLYEQGLRDCQAIQAIGYKELYAYLDGQITLEEAIEQLKQNSRRYAKRQFTWFRNQMPVQWFDMTDDTMFERRVDEISHYIEGKFHFEANI
- the hfq gene encoding RNA chaperone Hfq, producing the protein MKNTINIQDQFLNQLRKEETTVTVFLLNGFQLRGLVKGFDNFTVLLEVDGRQQLIYKHAISTFAPQKNVKIEME